One Choloepus didactylus isolate mChoDid1 chromosome 16, mChoDid1.pri, whole genome shotgun sequence DNA window includes the following coding sequences:
- the CIDEA gene encoding cell death activator CIDE-A — MQTARDSAGALIRSLTFMGSHTKRALLTPLMQLPRPFRVSNHDRSSRRGVTASSLKELVSKTLDALILATSLVTLVLEEDGTVVDTEEFFQTLEDNTHFMILEEGQKWTPGNKYVPVHQQSKKSGIARVTFDLYKLSPKDFIGSLNVKATMYEMYTVSYDIHCSGAKALLRSLLRFLSYTAQVAGHFLVYAGAYMLRMLGDAEELPAPRCHAKAQPTCR, encoded by the exons GTCCTTGACGTTTATGGGATCACACACTAAGAGAGCCCTGCTGACTCCCCTCATGCAGTTGCCCCGACCTTTCCGTGTCTCCAACCATGACAGGAGCAGCCGGCGAGGGGTGACGGCCAGCAGCCTGAAGGAGCTCGTCAGCAAG ACGCTGGATGCCCTGATCCTCGCCACCAGCCTGGTCACTTTGGTGCTGGAGGAAGATGGCACTGTGGTGGACACAGAGGAGTTCTTTCAGACCCTGGAGGACAACACACACTTCATGATCCTGGAGGAAGGACAGAAGTGGACACCG GGAAATAAGTATGTCCCAGTGCACCAGCAGTCAAAGAAATCAGGAATAGCGAGAGTCACCTTCGATTTATACAAGCTGAGCCCCAAGGACTTCATCGGCAGCCTCAACGTGAAGGCCACCATGTACGAGATGTACACGGTGTCCTACGACATCCACTGCTCGGGGGCCAAGGCCCTGCTGAG GAGCCTGCTGCGATTCCTCTCCTACACTGCCCAGGTGGCCGGGCACTTCCTCGTCTACGCGGGCGCGTACATGCTCCGGATGCTTGGCGACGCCGAAGAGCTGCCTGCGCCCAGATGTCACGCCAAGGCGCAGCCCACCTGCAGATGA